Genomic segment of Paenibacillus sp. FSL R5-0623:
CGATTCAATTCCTTGCCAGTAACGAGTGGTTCCCTTACATACTTGTCATCACAGACCAATGGAAAGAATTCGGATTTGGGACCATTATCTATCTGGCTGCCCTCACTAATATTGATAAATCTCTGTATGAGGCCTCTGTTATGGATGGTGCGGGAAGATGGAAGCAGACATGGCATATCACGCTGCCAGGAATTCGCCCGATCGTCATTTTGATGGTAACGCTTAGTCTGGGTAACGTACTTAACGGTGGCTTTGACCAAGTGTTCAACCTCTATAATCCATTGGTATATGAATCAGGAGATATTCTGGATACGATGATCTACCGGATCGGATTGCAGGATGCTCAGTATTCTGTATCGACAGCTTTGGGTCTGATCAAATCTGTCGTGTCTTTCATTTTTATCGGACTTGGTTATTTCTTGGCCTATCGGTTCGCGAATTATCGGATATTCTAGAAAGGAGGCAGAATCATGCACCATGCTTCAAGAGCCTATCGGTGGTTTCTAGGGTTTAACTACGTCATCCTGACGATTCTTGCCTTGTTATGCCTGTTCCCGATTGTGAATATATTAGCGATTTCATTTAGTTCAAGTGATGCGGTAAAAGCGGGTAGCGTTACATTCTGGCCTGTCGATTTCACGTTGTCCTCCTATCAATACATTCTGGAAAATCAGCAATTCCTGAACTCATTCGGCACAAGCCTTCTTCGTGTCGTTCTGGGGGTTACAACCAATCTGATCTTCACGATTCTCGTAGCTTATCCGCTCTCCAAAGAGGCTGCCAAATTCCGTTCAAGAACGTTCTATGCCTGGATATTCGTATTCACCATGTTATTCAGTGGAGGATTGATCCCGGGTTACCTGGTGGTTAAGGAAGCGGGGCTGTTGGATTCCATCTGGGCTTTGATTCTACCGGGCGCCGTTCCGATCTTCAATGTACTTCTAATGCTTAATTTTTTCCGGGGATTGCCGAAGGAGCTTGAAGAAGCTTCCTGGATGGATGGGGCAGGACATTTCCGCACCCTATGCAGCATCTATCTTCCTATTTCTCTTCCCAGTATCGCGACCATTACGCTGTTTGCCATGGTGGGACACTGGAATGCCTGGTTCGATGGCATGATCTACATGAAGAGCCCGGAAGGCTATCCGCTGGCTACATATCTTCAGTCCATGTTACAGCAGGTGACGATGATTCAGAGCGAGATGATGACGCTAGAGGATGCAACGCTCTTAAGTCAGGTATCGGATAGAACAACCCAAGCTTCCCAGATCTTTTTGTCCGTTATTCCGATTCTGCTCGTGTATCCGTTCCTGCAGCGGTATTTCGTTCATGGGCTTGTCGTCGGAAGTGTAAAGGGATAAGATCGATAGGAGGAAAACCGATCGATGGAAGGAGCCGATTTCTGGCTCCTTTTTTGCTATTGAGGAGAGGGGAGATGGAATATTGAGAGTCATCCAGGGGAGATGGAGAGAGTCATCCATTGTCGTCAAACTGATGATTGCTTTTGTACTGGTCATTCTGCCCTTGTACGGGATAAGCATTATGATCACGCAACTCAGCTCCAAACAAATGCAGACGGAGGTGGAGAAGGCACATGAGTCCAAATTGTACTTCTACCATAATCATCTGCAATTCGAATTGGAGCGAATGAGTGCGCTGGTTACCGAATTTTCATTTGATGAACCCATGTCCACGCTAAGTACACGAGCCGCGATTATGAGCAGATATGAAGTCACGTCCAGCCTGAACAACATTCACAATAAGCTGGGTCAGATTATGGTGACGAGTCCCTACATTAGTGATGTGGTGTATTATGTTCCCGCTCTGCATAAACGAGTCAGTGCCGCGGACGGGATTCGGGACGTAGAGGATACCGAGTGGAAGAATCTGCTCGCGACGATGGGGAATCTGAATGGCGAATTATCGCATTCCAATAACGATCTCTATTTCCTGAAAAGTAATCCGTATAACATGAACCATGAGGAGCCACCCAATTTCATATTAGGGATACGCTTGTCTGCTGAAGAACTGAAACACCGTTTGCAGCAGTTGTCGGAAACGGGTGAAAGTGAGATTACACTGAGTTTTGGTGAACAGCAACATGTAGTGATCACTTCTTCAGAGCAGCCAGCACCTGTAAAACCGATTCGAACAGTTTCGCCTGAAACATTCGATTCCATGCAAGTTACGAAGTTCCAATCTGATCCATATCTCTATTATTCGTTACATGATAAGGATCAC
This window contains:
- a CDS encoding ABC transporter permease subunit — protein: MRSNYKQFIRNVPLHLMILPGLLIIIVFGYIPMAGLSIAFQNFSPIAGFKNLNWVGLDNFRYLFDLPGFSQVVWNTVFISTMKIVSGLVIPVLVALLLNEVRKTGFKRTIQTVIYMPHFFSWVILAGIIVDVLSPSTGIVNMLLKAVGIDPIQFLASNEWFPYILVITDQWKEFGFGTIIYLAALTNIDKSLYEASVMDGAGRWKQTWHITLPGIRPIVILMVTLSLGNVLNGGFDQVFNLYNPLVYESGDILDTMIYRIGLQDAQYSVSTALGLIKSVVSFIFIGLGYFLAYRFANYRIF
- a CDS encoding carbohydrate ABC transporter permease — encoded protein: MHHASRAYRWFLGFNYVILTILALLCLFPIVNILAISFSSSDAVKAGSVTFWPVDFTLSSYQYILENQQFLNSFGTSLLRVVLGVTTNLIFTILVAYPLSKEAAKFRSRTFYAWIFVFTMLFSGGLIPGYLVVKEAGLLDSIWALILPGAVPIFNVLLMLNFFRGLPKELEEASWMDGAGHFRTLCSIYLPISLPSIATITLFAMVGHWNAWFDGMIYMKSPEGYPLATYLQSMLQQVTMIQSEMMTLEDATLLSQVSDRTTQASQIFLSVIPILLVYPFLQRYFVHGLVVGSVKG